The nucleotide window cacctaacaatgcgtcttactaaatatgtgtactctttttccttcactggaatttttttcccacgtggttttttccagtaaggttttaatgaggcacattatctttttaatgaacatccaagggggagtgttataaatatattatattatggatgttcatttagtactccgttgtaaataagcttcctgaagaagcttatccatatgggactccaccgtaaatatgtttatctatttagtactatattggaagcttcttcaggaagcttatcacttcggtacccagttatggataaacattatccccggtagaaaATTATCCATCcgggtataatgagcttatcttttcagtacccggttatggataaacattacccccagtagaagattatccataccggatataataagcttatccattcagtactccgttatggataaatattgttctcagtagaagattatccatatctggtacaacaacagcttacacagcagcttgtagcagcttacacaacagcttgtagtagcagcttacacagcagcttatagtagcttacactgcagcttgtagtagcggcttacacagcagcttgtagtagcagcttcctttcttctataaatagaagagatttcagttcattatgtacatcagtttgaattcgaataatatatcagtttctctctatacttgtctttactttatagtctttattttataacaaatatatttaaaaacataagttttaaaagttatttttattttttaattcacttgaaaaaaagggaaaaaagtaaTTCTTTATAATGataatatatttaataatttcATTTTAGTTACATCGGCGTCATCCTAATgagcttttaacaaaaaaaactaTGCAAGTGTAAACTCATTCAAGAGCTCATAAAAATCATCACTCAACAATTTGTACTGATAATTAATTTCATAGGTGTACTCCAAGGTTTCTCACAAATTTCAGTCTCCTAAAGATTAGTTATGCTCAAGTTTTGCCTGTCTTTACCAGACGGTTAAACGAGTTTTCTCTTCCCcctcccttcttcttcttcttcttttttttttttttttttttttgcttctgttCTAATTCCCCTTTCTATAGACAAAGCAATAAATCATATGATCTTCTTGAGGGAAGTCAACCAATAATTTAATCAGGTCAATTCTTAATCTCAACTCAGTGGTTGCAACCAATCTCCCATAGATCATCGATCGAAGGATAAAGGAGGATGGTAGAACTCTTACTAAATCTTGATTACCAAAATTCCTTCTCAACTCTCATGATTCAACATATCCAATCTATACCTAAAATTTGATTTTacttttcttcctttcctttaaCCTCTGAATTATAAGCTAGAGGCGCATATACTTTAGAATTGAATAGCAACAATTTTGCTTGGATTTAACCAGGAGACAATATACCTTGATATTCTCGATCATTCTTTGATTCAAAGCATCGTTCCATCTTAATTGAAAAAGCAAATAACGTTTCAAGAACAAATTTGTGAAGTTTTAAAGTGAAACCTGAAAACAGAAGACTTCAATTATAGAATCTTGTAATCCCTAGGTCACTCATTTAAGCTTAACATCTCTCAGATGCTTGCAACTTAGCTACTTATCTccacaagaggggttgctctgatgcgGGAGTGGCAAAATGGttcaaagaaaacagttaaccgtccatattatccactaaaaaatgggttggataataaattttttaaaaatggatcaaatatggataagaaccatattatccatttagaaaatggataaccaatgggtctaacttttatatttgtgaagcctcaaattggggattCCTCAAGTTagagagactaagaattctcccaaaagtgatcatatacaagaagtcatggataaccGTCgattaacccgttttttatccgtattaaatatgggtcggggcGGATAATTGATTCGTTTTTTCATTACTCGTTTTCaacccgaaccatatccgacccgacaCGCCCGTTTGTCACTCCtactctgatggtaagcaacttccacttccaactaagaggttgtgagttcgattctccccaagagcaaggtgagaagttcttggagggaaggatgtcgggtttatatttggaaacagcctctttacccattgttgttgttgttagctgCTTATCAAAAAATCTTCCCTCCAGACTAGTTATGAAGCAAGTTCAAAATTCAACGCGCACGAATTAAGCTGTTTGATAAAGTGATGGTAAATGAGCCTGTGACAAATCTGTCTTGTGTAACAGAATGTCCTGAAGCCGTTTTGTTTAGGCTCAAGCTCTAAGATGTATagtatattaaaagtacgaaggctCTTAACGAATGTGGTTCGCCTTtttagataaaatagtcatttgattattctCCAAGCTAATATTTAGGTGTTTGAATTAaatcatatttattatttttaattctttccttatttgaattaaatAAGAAGTCCttttatttaggattttaaaatcattaaaattttaCCTATAATACATATcagaaaatactaaattaaaacaCTTTGTTTACAAGGAAATACCTTAATTTATTGTATTGCTTATTTCCGTCAACTGGATGAAAAGGACTTTTTTtggtaaaaaataatatttattataGAATTTGATTTTAAGAAAGTAGGAATTAGCTTTGAAATTCGTCTTATAGCTAATAGGACATTTTTTGATAATCTATCACTAACCCATAGCTAAATTCTACTCAGCAATGAATATTTGCCTTTTAGCTAcataatttattataatttttattttattttctttagttgGCCTTATCTAGAATACATATTACCTAGACAATTATTTTCATCCAAAGTTAAAACAAAAGAAGGATAAATAATAGATCACTAAGCtatcaaaattatttttgttgacCAAATAGGACCAATATTCGTCATTTTCAAGagcttatattttttaaattatattttatgacTCAAACACTTtagttaataatatttatataattttaaaattttatattcattaatatAGAGTACACGAGCAAAGCGCATACCCTAAGACTAGTATTTAAGAAAGAGTTGCATGgcaacaagtggcagaaactACATTCATATTAAAATGACTTCccaaatttcaaaagaaaatcaaaCCTGTGCTGTAAAGTGTCTAAATGAAGAATACATTAGTCCCAGGAAACTCTTGAAAAGTAGTTGATAAATTACACTATAGCATTAACTGTAAACAAGACTAATTTACAATACACTATTACATGGAATCACTATAGATTTGAACAAAATCATAACTTGCTGTGAGATTTCCGAGCCCATGTGCCATTCCAGTTGCCACGCAGAGATCATCTTTGATATCCTAAAAGACTGCTATGGGCTAACCGTCGCTCTGAGCAGAAACAGACTGAATTCTCCTTCCTTCTGCAACCATCCACATACAAACACAAGCAAGCATTTGACAAGCACATTTCATGCATATTCATGTCACACCTCTCAGAAGTGGAGACCAGTTTGGCACAGGGTTCGAGTATCTCTTCCTTAGATTCAGGAGAATGCAGTTTTCGATTCTGAAGGTTGTACCGATCACAGTTATCACCCCTTTCACGAACAATAATGCTGACAATCATTTCTTGATGCATATATTTGACGACCTAAAGGAAATAAGATAACTGCTGCTTCTTTCTAGAACCTCCTTCTCCATAAAGGTCATTCCACTGCTTCAGCTCACTCATTACGGATCCCTCAGAAGCAAAGCTAGCAGCAACCTAGCAAAAGAAGTGATCCATGAAGATCTGTGTGTATGCCAAATTGAATACAACAAAAGAACTGAAGGAAATAAGTCCTTCGCATGCATTATTTGTTAAGTATTGATTTCCAGGTTCTTTGGTTCCACAAAAGAAAGACTACAAAGTGGCCAAGTGCTTGATTATTCCATGCCTTAATCTATATAAAAACAATTCTTGGTTCGTATTGCACTTTTGTGTTAGAAAAACATAATCCTACAATCAGCCACAATATCATCACTAATAATAATGCAGAGCTACAGCTAATTACAACTTCTGTGGAATAAACAGCAAACAGGAAATTTCATTTTCAAAAGCAAGGAGATACTGTAATGTCATGATAGTGCAAAGAACCAATTCTTTATAATATTAGTCCATCCAAGAAATTTTGTGTACCAAAAACAGCAATTTCCTGTCCAAGATGGCCAAAGAGTAGCTTTGGGATCAAATGCTAGGACAAAGGAAAAATTAATGAAAGAACTAAATGCTTCAGATGGTCCAATCAAAGGAGAACagaagtatttttataatttggttTAGGATCTTTTTTGTTTTACGCATTAAGCCTCATGGACCCAATATAAGAAATGGATTACCTGATTCTTTGCCTGTCTCATGTCTTCCATGTTTAGAGGCCTCAAAGCAATTACTCTTTCTTCTGTGGCTTCTTCTTTCTCATCTGAGTGATCTTCTGCACTCTGCCCTTCATCAGCTCTCCGCTTCTTTTCCTATGACGAAGAAGAATATATAAGAGAACACGAAGAATACACAATAAAGCAGATAGATAAAAAAAGGTTATGTTGTCGAGAAAAATAGGGAGCTTGAAGCTTGCAGTATTACCatatctttctttctctcttgttGTATTAGCTCTCTGACAGGCCGATAAGCTGCTGTTGTGCACAAGTTCTGTTGTTGGAAATTAATGCCTTCAGTTATTTCAAGATAATAATAGGCACATTCTTAAATTATTTTGGAAATAGAACATTACAAACCTTAAGATCACTTCCACTATATCCTTCGGTCATGGCTGCGAGCTCTTTAAAATCAAGATCTTCTACCTTCTCCTTTGCTAGAAGAGTTCTCAAAATCTTCTCTCTATTCTCAGCTGCAGGTAAACCGACCATAATTCTGGCGAACACGAAAACCAAATTTGAGCATTTATATCATTTTGCTATATCATCATAAACTGAAAAAGGTCTCGAAGTTTATAAATGTTTCCTTAACGTCAAAGTATCAATAGGAACCATTGCACAGAGTAAAATATCTGCAAAACTAACTGCCTACTAAACCTTCAGAAGATAAGGCAAGAGCTAACAAAATTGTTACGATGAGCAACATACCTCTGATCACAGAAGACTTTTTGTCACCAGAAAATTAAGAATCGTGCAACTAGTCTAGCAGAAAATAATGTAAAACTAACAGAAACACATAACAAATGcatgaataatatttttgttgttcTTCATATTTATGCTCAAAAGAGAAAATCTATGAAGATTACTATAAGAAATAGATCTTCATCCTAGAGTGGAGAAGCTTAAGGGCATCAGCATTTAGTTCAAGCCGCCAGAGAAGGAGATCTAACTTGCTTTCtgcctctctttttttcttcctctttttacAAAGCTTCTTTGAGATGTAGAGGATTAGCAGTAAAGTTTCGAAATGCATAACATACTGGTGAAAATGAATTCACACGACTGGAGAACACAATTAAGCTAAGTAAATGATTGGTGTCGAGCTGTAGAAGTACCTGCGCTCAAACCGCCTGATTATTGCTTCATCGAGGTCGAAAGGTCTGTTGGTTGCAGCAAGAACAAGGATACGCTCACCTGGTTTAGTCAATAATCCGTCCCAGTGAGTCATAAACTCATTCTTAATTTTTCGCATAGCCTCGTGCTCTCCAACTCTTGTCCGCTGCCCGAGCATGCTATCAACCTCATCCACAAAAATGATCGTAGGAGAAACCTTCGCTGCAAGTGTGAAAAGAGCTCTGACATTCTTTTCATCTTCCCCAAACCATTTTGAAGTAATGGTTGACATTGAGACATTTATAAAGCTCGCTCCAGCTTCGTTGGCTATTGCTTTGGCCAGCATCGTTTTCCCAGTGCCAGGTGGACCAAAGAGTAGTATACCTCTGCAAGGCTTCAGCAGTCCACCGTTGAAGAGGTCAGGTCTTCTAAGAGGAAGCATGACCAGCTCCTGAAGTGATTCTTTAGTTTCATCTAGAGCACCAATATCCGCAAATGTCACTCCAATCTCATTTGAAGGTATAACCTCTGGTCTTATCCGCTTCTCGAATTCATTGTCAGGAAGAACTTCCTGTAGATACCATATTACACATTAAAGCAAATGGAAGAAGCACCAAATGAAGATTGAATTAACAAACAAAAAATCAAGTTGGGCCAAATAGTCAAAATATATACCAAGACGCAAATCAGAGAGTAAAAAATGTAAGCGCATACTGTGACAAGACAGACATTGTTGAAACCAGTAAATCAGCATTGATTTTTTCAGAGGAATATAAAGACATCCTATAAATTAGTCAACATGAcatttgagaagaaaaagaaagaatacagCTCTCAAGATCAACTACTACCAACTGAAAGGTTTAGTAGAGAAGGTTGTTAAAAAAATTCTATCAGGTGCGGCACATACCGGGGCCTTAATCTCTCCATCCTTTTTTGCTGAAGGAACTGATTTTTCAGCCTCGCCCTTACTCTCAGATGTTGGGTTCCCAGACTTTGTTTCAGGCTTTAACCCAATATCCCCAGTATCCTATTTTTGATTGAAAAGAGAAAACAGAATTAATTTCGTCTGAGATAATTCCTCAAGGTTCAACAGAAACACCAAAATGCAAAAGAACCTTGGACGTTTCAGCATTTGCCTCCATTTTGAGGGAGTCTCTGCAACCACTCTTTCCCTCCTGGAAGACATTTAATCCATGGGACAAACTGCACCAGACGAAGCATGGTACGCACATAAACATcaagtaagaaaaataaaagaagctaaattACTCAAACAAATTGGAAATCTGGCATCTACCTGTTGGATGATATGAGGAGCTTCCCATTTCGATATTCTGGATCCTTGCTGTTCATCAAATGATATGATATAGCAGAGATAACAATTTCCTCTATGTAATTACTCAGCACCACTGTGTCAGCTTGACAGATAGATCCTAGATCATCACATTCGAGGTCATTTGCTGCAAGCACCTCTGCAATGTGATTCTTGTTGTCCTGAAACTGAATCATCTTCATATCCTTATCGAGTTGTGTTTTCCAGTCTGTAAGATGTGTCTCATCTTCAGGGGGCCTAATTTCAATATTGTAAGGAAACAGAAGACCGAGTTTCTCATCTACTTCCTCACAATCATCTTCATGCTCAAACATCCTGGAGCCTAGAACCAACACCGATCCTGACAGCTTCTTCAGCATTCGATCAAAGAGTTTATAAACTCTGGGTGGTTGAAGATGTCTGTCAACATCCCTGATGTAGAGAATAACACGGTTGTTTTCAGAGACCGACACCAAAACCTGCAAGTAACCTCCTTCTTTAGTAAGATTTAAGATGAAACAATCATAACGTGAAAGATACTGAGAAGATCATATGGAATAACAACACAGATACAAgtttgaaattaagagaaaatttaCTACCTTGTAAAGTGACTGTAAGAAAGCCTTTTCATCTATTGACCAGCTGTTCACCCTCTTAGTTGGAGCTAATGAAAATGAAGAAGCAAGAAATGATCAGAAGATAATCTTCAATCAAATGATTATCCCTCATAGGTTAATCAAAATTCAACATTGTGAAATTGATAGATGCAACTTATGCAAGAGATGAATCTAAAAATCCGTTGCAAGAACACTATATCAGGTAAAGCTGGTTGATGGTTAGATGGGAAATTTGAGGAGATCCTTCAATAAAAGAAACATAAAGATGCAAACCACACTGTAGTAGCAAGATCATGAGAGTAAGAAAATGATACTTTTACATAATTAGTGGATATTCAAATCATGATCCAAATTAACAACTTCACTAACAATTATACATGAACATCATGAATGCAAGCGGACTCTGAACTCCATGCATGACGTGTAACAGGAAGCAAATAGCAGAGCCATGACAAGTAAATCAATTCCCTACAAGCATCCCACCTGGATTTGAAGAACAGGAGTCAGAGCTGATGCTACTTATATCAGAAGAAACAGAAGCGGTCCTGCGATGCTTTATAGAGTTGCTTGCACCTTCCCTATTCCTGTATATCCCAAGGCTAAGGGTTAAAATGAAATGTCAACTCCAAAAACCTGCATTAATGTCTGAATGAGGAATAAGACTAATATACCTTGATTTAGCATCAAACGCAGTGGTTTGCCTTGAAAAGGTACCTgccaaaaagagaataaaaactgTATATGAAGAGCATCTGGAGAAGTAAAGCAACATGAAATTATCAAGCCTGAGATTTTAAGTTCTAAAATTCTGATTAGGTCTAGATCGAAATCAGAACCATCAGCATACTGGCTGCGGAGCTCCACGTGAAAGATGGATGTTGAACTTCAGCAATTACTTGAACTTTACATTTCTTGTTTTCTGATCAATTGTTTTAACTTTACACTTACCAGCCTCTGAAAAGTTCTCACGATAAATTCACTCCACCTTAGGACTTATGAAATTAGGATCAGCTTTGATAGCTTTTACTCTTCACGTACAGGACAAAAACAACTTGCTGGTGTTAATGTGGAAATGGCATCACTTCCCACAAGATAAACGTACTGTTAAAGGCTTAAAGCTGGTGTATTATACGACTATTAATATTTCGTAACTCCATAAACATCTAGAACCTCATTTAAATATAACGTATGTGTAAAGAAATCAGCAGATCTGGAGATCAAATAGTTTGTGATTCATATTCTTATATTTAAGTTCAGATATATTCATTAATTTACATAAACAGACACAAATACAATTAAGTGTACCAAATAGTGAAGAACTATGGCCTTTCTTCATATACCTCCATTATTCTCTCTTGCTGGAAGAATTGAGAATGAACCAATCAAACTGGACCAACGTCCCAACATAGACTCTGAGGTTGACCTCTTGAAAGCCTACAAAAGTAAGATTCTGAATCAGGTAATATTCCACTAGGGGTGAAATGATTCCCTTTTACTTATAGTGGAAGTGAATTCAGATTCAACAGTTAAGGAAACATGAATAATGGGCCCCAAGACAACAATATTTTGACCAAATAAGAACATAATTCTTCAAAGATAGTAAAAATTAGTACTTACCGATTCTTTCTTAAAGATGCCATACTTGCTCTGCATCTGCAACGATTGACCCATGAAATAGAATGAATACAAGTATCAGCAGAAGATATGCTAAAGTACAGTAAAAAGAGGC belongs to Nicotiana tabacum cultivar K326 chromosome 6, ASM71507v2, whole genome shotgun sequence and includes:
- the LOC107824634 gene encoding uncharacterized protein LOC107824634, with amino-acid sequence MEQKHVLLSALSVGVGVGLGLASGQAVNKWTGGNSAAEGITADQIEQELRRLIVDGKHTKVSFEDFPYFLSERTRVLLTSAAYVHLNHLDVSKHTRNLSPASRAILLSGPAELYQQTLAKALAHHFDAKLLLLDLTDFTLKMQSKYGIFKKESAFKRSTSESMLGRWSSLIGSFSILPARENNGGTFSRQTTAFDAKSRNREGASNSIKHRRTASVSSDISSISSDSCSSNPAPTKRVNSWSIDEKAFLQSLYKVLVSVSENNRVILYIRDVDRHLQPPRVYKLFDRMLKKLSGSVLVLGSRMFEHEDDCEEVDEKLGLLFPYNIEIRPPEDETHLTDWKTQLDKDMKMIQFQDNKNHIAEVLAANDLECDDLGSICQADTVVLSNYIEEIVISAISYHLMNSKDPEYRNGKLLISSNSLSHGLNVFQEGKSGCRDSLKMEANAETSKDTGDIGLKPETKSGNPTSESKGEAEKSVPSAKKDGEIKAPEVLPDNEFEKRIRPEVIPSNEIGVTFADIGALDETKESLQELVMLPLRRPDLFNGGLLKPCRGILLFGPPGTGKTMLAKAIANEAGASFINVSMSTITSKWFGEDEKNVRALFTLAAKVSPTIIFVDEVDSMLGQRTRVGEHEAMRKIKNEFMTHWDGLLTKPGERILVLAATNRPFDLDEAIIRRFERRIMVGLPAAENREKILRTLLAKEKVEDLDFKELAAMTEGYSGSDLKNLCTTAAYRPVRELIQQERKKDMEKKRRADEGQSAEDHSDEKEEATEERVIALRPLNMEDMRQAKNQVAASFASEGSVMSELKQWNDLYGEGGSRKKQQLSYFL